The following coding sequences are from one Candidatus Nitronereus thalassa window:
- a CDS encoding tyrosine-type recombinase/integrase, producing MAKKLTEGLVRGLPFGGKAVRDTEVKGLMVLCHKRSKSYAVQGDIWRNKRKVKCIRITIGRTDWVSLRDARSRARELMAAISRGEDPTAPLKVKAFTLADAWELYRKNGTLSPKTKKEYSGHLRRDFKNWLTIPLSELGNDRRMVREKHEVLTAKNGPYAANAAFRTFRALYNRALREDPSLPPNPSVAITFNQESRRDSSLTREELSTWFRKLDDLSPIVRHLHMVLLFTGLRRSEACTARWEHFDEHKGTLHIPNPKGGAARAFTLPLSTTLVGILKYRRKENEKLFPDSPWVFPSNSRSAHIEEPKRRGLPNPHSLRHTYRTLALEAGIPFTETCLLMNHKRRDVSYGYITRDALIQHLKTQQEKMSQYLSDAIHEGNELLS from the coding sequence ATGGCCAAGAAACTCACAGAGGGGCTCGTCCGCGGGTTGCCGTTCGGCGGGAAGGCCGTCCGCGACACGGAGGTCAAGGGGTTGATGGTGCTCTGCCACAAGCGCTCCAAGTCCTACGCGGTCCAGGGCGACATCTGGCGGAACAAGCGCAAGGTCAAGTGCATTCGGATCACTATCGGCAGGACGGACTGGGTGTCGTTGCGCGACGCCCGAAGCCGGGCTCGCGAGCTGATGGCCGCGATCTCGAGAGGCGAGGACCCCACGGCACCATTGAAGGTAAAAGCATTTACTCTCGCTGATGCGTGGGAACTCTACCGGAAGAACGGCACACTGTCGCCGAAGACGAAGAAAGAATACAGCGGACATCTCAGACGGGACTTCAAAAACTGGTTGACCATTCCCTTATCCGAATTGGGCAACGACCGCCGCATGGTCCGGGAGAAACACGAGGTGCTCACCGCCAAGAACGGGCCTTACGCCGCGAATGCGGCCTTCCGCACATTCCGGGCGCTCTACAACCGGGCGTTGCGTGAAGACCCGAGCCTCCCACCCAACCCCTCGGTGGCGATCACGTTTAACCAGGAGAGCAGACGCGACTCCTCCCTGACGCGTGAAGAGCTGTCGACATGGTTCCGTAAACTCGACGATCTCTCCCCCATCGTTCGCCACCTGCATATGGTCCTGTTATTCACGGGGCTCCGCCGATCGGAAGCCTGCACCGCGAGGTGGGAGCACTTCGACGAGCACAAGGGCACTCTCCACATTCCCAATCCCAAGGGGGGCGCGGCGCGAGCCTTCACCTTGCCGCTTAGCACCACACTGGTTGGGATTCTGAAGTATCGACGCAAGGAGAACGAGAAACTCTTCCCGGACAGCCCGTGGGTATTCCCCTCAAATTCTCGATCCGCTCACATCGAGGAACCGAAAAGACGTGGCCTCCCCAACCCGCACAGTCTCCGTCACACGTACCGCACGCTCGCGCTTGAGGCTGGCATCCCCTTTACGGAGACCTGTCTGTTGATGAACCACAAACGCAGGGACGTCTCCTACGGCTACATCACCAGGGACGCGCTCATTCAACACCTCAAAACCCAACAAGAAAAGATGTCCCAATACCTGTCCGATGCGATCCACGAAGGGAACGAACTTTTATCTTGA